In the genome of Montipora foliosa isolate CH-2021 chromosome 3, ASM3666993v2, whole genome shotgun sequence, one region contains:
- the LOC137995989 gene encoding uncharacterized protein, protein MVTAGDSVNNWEFFKQQWTDYEVATGLEEQHPKVRIATLRSVMGKECLQILLNLKLAEEERTDVEACLTALECYFKPKRNIVYERYMFNTCMQNVEEPIDRYVNRLRKHAATCEFGTLTDELIRDRLVLGIRNESTKLRLLKEDKLDLNKALHICRSNEIASSQLKAMSSDSNKAQNKEEIRAIRERKSKAPQKSRSTKQIQRKDASKSEFTRKKKYKCYNCGGSERHKLQDCPAYGRECKTCCKRNHFASVCLSKRSNDVKAVTSELDYDSDSNDGEYAFSIEEVGMIKEKGKQLISALK, encoded by the coding sequence ATGGTTACAGCAGGAGATAGTGTCAACAATTGGGAGTTTTTCAAGCAACAATGGACCGACTATGAAGTCGCCACCGGGCTAGAAGAACAACATCCCAAAGTACGAATAGCTACTTTACGCTCAGTGATGGGAAAAGAGTGTCTTCAAATCCTCCTGAACCTCAAACTAGCAGAGGAAGAAAGAACAGATGTTGAGGCATGCTTAACAGCATTGGAATGCTACTTCAAGCCTAAAAGGAACATTGTATACGAGCGTTACATGTTCAATACATGCATGCAAAACGTCGAAGAGCCGATAGATAGATACGTAAACCGATTGCGTAAACACGCAGCGACATGCGAGTTTGGAACACTGACTGACGAACTCATACGGGATAGACTTGTCCTCGGAATTCGCAATGAAAGCACAAAACTACGTCTTCTAAAAGAAGATAAACTGGATCTCAACAAAGCTCTCCACATTTGCCGGAGCAACGAAATTGCAAGCAGTCAACTAAAAGCCATGAGCTCAGATAGCAACAAAGCAcagaacaaagaagaaatacGCGCAATTCGAGAGCGGAAGTCCAAGGCACCACAAAAGTCACGCAGCACAAAGCAAATCCAAAGGAAAGACGCCAGCAAAAGTGAATTTACtcgaaaaaagaaatacaaatgcTACAACTGTGGTGGTTCCGAAAGGCACAAATTACAGGACTGCCCAGCATATGGCAGAGAATGCAAGACCTGTTGCAAAAGGAACCACTTTGCGTCTGTTTGTTTATCAAAAAGATCAAACGACGTGAAAGCGGTGACATCCGAATTGGACTACGACAGCGACTCCAACGACGGCGAATACGCATTCAGTATCGAGGAAGTTGGGATGAtaaaagagaaaggaaaacaactAATTTCAGCACTGAAATAG